In Streptomyces sp. DG2A-72, one genomic interval encodes:
- a CDS encoding uroporphyrinogen-III synthase, translating to MDDEQQRPEHGPLAGFTVGVTAARRADELGALLQRRGAAVLHAPALRIVPLSDDGELLAATKDIVEQVPDIVVATTAIGFRGWVEAADGWGLGEDLLDRLRGVELLARGPKVKGAIRAAGLTEHWSPSSESMAEVLDRLLEEGVEGRRIAIQLHGEPLPGFVESLRAAGAEVVGVPVYRWMPPEDIGPVDRLLDAAVSRGLDALTFTSAPAAASLLSRAEERGLLPELLAALHHDVLPACVGPVTALPLQARGVDTVSPERFRLGPLVQLLCQELPARARALPIAGHRVEIRGHAVLVDGELKPVPPAGMSLLRALSRRPGWVVARAELLRALPGAGRDEHAVETAMARLRTALGAPKLIQTVVKRGYRLALDPAADAKYADA from the coding sequence ATGGACGACGAACAGCAGCGACCGGAACACGGGCCCCTTGCCGGGTTCACTGTGGGTGTCACCGCCGCGCGCCGGGCCGATGAGCTCGGGGCGCTGCTCCAGCGGCGCGGTGCCGCCGTTCTGCACGCCCCGGCCCTGCGGATCGTGCCGCTCTCCGACGACGGGGAGCTGCTCGCCGCCACCAAGGACATCGTCGAGCAGGTGCCGGACATCGTGGTCGCCACGACCGCGATCGGCTTCCGGGGCTGGGTCGAGGCCGCCGACGGGTGGGGCCTCGGCGAGGACCTGCTGGACCGGCTGCGCGGGGTGGAGCTGCTCGCGCGCGGACCCAAGGTCAAGGGCGCGATACGGGCCGCCGGGCTGACCGAGCACTGGTCGCCGTCCAGCGAGTCCATGGCGGAGGTGCTCGACCGGCTCCTGGAGGAAGGGGTCGAGGGGCGTCGTATCGCCATACAGCTGCACGGTGAGCCGCTGCCGGGATTCGTCGAGTCGCTGCGGGCCGCCGGCGCGGAGGTCGTCGGTGTGCCGGTCTACCGGTGGATGCCGCCGGAGGACATCGGGCCGGTCGACCGGCTGCTCGACGCCGCCGTCTCGCGCGGCCTGGACGCGCTCACCTTCACCAGCGCGCCCGCCGCCGCGTCCCTGCTGTCCCGCGCCGAGGAGCGCGGTCTGCTGCCCGAACTGCTCGCCGCCCTGCACCACGACGTACTGCCCGCCTGTGTCGGCCCGGTCACCGCGCTGCCGCTCCAGGCCCGTGGCGTGGACACGGTCTCGCCGGAACGCTTCCGGCTCGGCCCGCTCGTCCAGCTGCTCTGCCAGGAACTGCCGGCCCGGGCGCGGGCCCTGCCGATCGCCGGGCACCGGGTGGAGATCCGGGGCCACGCGGTCCTGGTCGACGGTGAGCTGAAACCCGTACCGCCCGCCGGAATGTCCCTGCTGCGGGCCCTGTCCCGGCGGCCCGGCTGGGTCGTCGCCCGGGCCGAACTGCTGCGTGCGCTGCCCGGTGCCGGCCGCGACGAGCACGCCGTCGAGACCGCGATGGCCCGGCTGCGTACGGCACTCGGGGCGCCCAAACTCATCCAGACCGTCGTCAAACGCGGCTACCGGCTCGCACTCGACCCGGCCGCCGACGCCAAGTACGCCGACGCCTGA
- a CDS encoding DUF1772 domain-containing protein yields the protein MTQNSTGTGFVLGAATVAMGLIAGSFYVFACGVMPGLARSDDRAYVEVMRNINDAIQNPVFFLSFMGALLLAAVSAWQLRGAPCRKWVWAGLAAYALTFLVTVVVNIPLNNDLAETGTSASAAREEFEDMWVAWNVVRALLSTLALAFLARALVLYGRGRQASAYLASAAGSSASR from the coding sequence ATGACGCAGAACAGCACTGGCACTGGATTCGTACTGGGTGCGGCCACGGTCGCGATGGGGCTGATCGCCGGGTCGTTCTATGTCTTCGCGTGCGGGGTGATGCCGGGCCTGGCCCGCAGCGACGACCGGGCGTACGTCGAGGTCATGCGGAACATCAACGACGCGATCCAGAACCCCGTGTTCTTCCTGAGCTTCATGGGGGCGCTGCTGCTCGCGGCGGTGTCGGCGTGGCAACTACGCGGGGCGCCCTGCCGGAAGTGGGTGTGGGCGGGCCTCGCGGCGTACGCCCTCACCTTCCTCGTCACGGTCGTCGTGAACATCCCGCTGAACAACGACCTCGCCGAGACCGGCACATCGGCGTCGGCCGCGCGTGAGGAGTTCGAGGACATGTGGGTGGCCTGGAACGTCGTACGCGCGCTGCTGTCGACGCTCGCGCTGGCGTTCCTGGCCCGGGCGCTGGTGCTGTACGGCCGCGGCCGTCAGGCGTCGGCGTACTTGGCGTCGGCGGCCGGGTCGAGTGCGAGCCGGTAG
- a CDS encoding UvrD-helicase domain-containing protein → MAAQAQQETALDSSAQDSVRDDSVRDREIGVEQEHLDRVYQRLEEKIHEAEFLMNDAAKRGQVGTPGALAERDAQVFRAGIHLSRLNNEFEDFLFGRIDLLLGKDGKKGPDGAYTAVEPADGAVRDDGTADIAETLHIGRIGVLDQDYAPLVIDWRAPAAAPFYRSTPVDPGRVVRRRVIRSKGRRVLGVEDDLMRPELKATLDGHALPVIGDGALMAALGQARSHTMRDIVASIQAEQDLVIRAPAASVTYVEGGPGTGKTAVALHRAAYLLYQDRRRYAGGILIVSPTPLLVAYTEGVLPSLGEEGQVAIRAIGSLVDGTEATLYDSPSVARAKGSYRMLKVLRKAARGALEFGRGAVIDAGAAAGRPAVSGRPASGQLASGQLAFGEESDRSDDATPVQNGAPAAPPARLRVVAFGRRLELEAAELERIRHAALSGTAPVNLLRPRARKLLLDALWEQSGAAARHTDPELAAELRSSFDEDITSEDAFIAFLDAWWPELTPKHVLAAMADERRLGRWARRILNPGEIRKVARSLKRDGHSVHDIAMLDELQAILGTPARPRKKRELDPLDQLTGLDELMPVREESQRERAERLAQERVEYAHVIVDEAQDLTPMQWRMVGRRGRHATWTVVGDPAQSSWSDPDEAAQARDEALGTRPRRRFQLTVNYRNPAEIAELAAKVLALAMPGSESPKAVRSTGVEPRFTAVRDSLGRTVREEAARLLDRVDGTVGVVVAMNRREEARRWLTGLGDRVVALGSLEAKGLEYDATVVVSPAEIADESPAGLRVLYVALTRATQQLTVVSGERDEPDSTGVPDLLRD, encoded by the coding sequence GTGGCCGCTCAGGCTCAACAGGAAACCGCGCTCGACTCCTCCGCCCAGGACTCCGTACGCGACGACTCCGTGCGCGACCGGGAGATCGGCGTCGAACAGGAACACCTGGACCGGGTGTACCAGCGGCTCGAGGAGAAGATCCACGAGGCAGAGTTCCTCATGAACGACGCCGCCAAGCGCGGCCAGGTCGGCACGCCCGGCGCACTCGCCGAGCGTGATGCGCAGGTCTTCCGGGCGGGCATCCACCTCAGCCGCCTGAACAACGAGTTCGAGGACTTCCTCTTCGGCCGTATCGACCTGCTGCTCGGCAAGGACGGCAAGAAGGGACCCGACGGCGCGTACACCGCGGTCGAGCCCGCCGACGGCGCCGTGCGCGACGACGGCACGGCCGACATCGCCGAGACCCTGCACATCGGCCGGATCGGAGTCCTCGACCAGGACTACGCACCGCTGGTCATCGACTGGCGCGCACCCGCCGCCGCACCCTTCTACCGGTCCACCCCGGTCGATCCGGGACGGGTGGTACGCCGCCGGGTGATCCGCTCCAAGGGCCGCCGTGTCCTCGGCGTCGAGGACGACCTGATGCGCCCCGAGCTGAAGGCCACGCTGGACGGCCATGCGCTCCCGGTGATCGGTGACGGCGCCCTGATGGCCGCGCTCGGACAGGCCCGCAGCCACACCATGCGCGACATCGTCGCCTCCATCCAGGCCGAGCAGGACCTGGTCATCCGCGCCCCCGCCGCCTCCGTGACGTACGTCGAGGGCGGCCCCGGCACCGGCAAGACCGCGGTGGCGCTGCACCGGGCGGCGTATCTGCTGTACCAGGACCGGCGCCGGTACGCGGGCGGCATCCTCATCGTCTCGCCGACCCCGCTGCTGGTCGCGTACACCGAGGGCGTCCTCCCCTCCCTCGGCGAGGAGGGCCAGGTCGCCATTCGCGCCATCGGCTCCCTCGTCGACGGCACCGAGGCCACGCTGTACGACTCCCCGTCGGTGGCCCGCGCCAAGGGCTCGTACCGCATGCTGAAGGTGCTGCGGAAGGCGGCGCGGGGGGCGCTGGAGTTCGGGCGGGGGGCCGTGATCGACGCGGGTGCCGCGGCGGGGAGGCCTGCTGTCTCCGGCCGACCGGCCTCCGGCCAGCTCGCCTCCGGTCAGCTCGCCTTCGGCGAGGAGAGCGATCGGAGCGACGACGCCACGCCCGTACAGAACGGGGCACCCGCCGCTCCGCCCGCCCGGCTGCGCGTGGTCGCATTCGGGCGCCGGCTCGAGCTGGAGGCGGCGGAGCTGGAACGTATCCGCCACGCCGCCCTCAGCGGCACGGCCCCCGTGAACCTGCTGCGCCCGCGCGCCCGCAAGCTGCTGCTCGACGCGCTGTGGGAGCAGTCGGGCGCCGCGGCCCGGCACACCGACCCCGAGCTGGCCGCCGAGCTGCGGTCGTCGTTCGACGAGGACATCACGTCCGAGGACGCCTTCATCGCCTTCCTCGACGCCTGGTGGCCGGAGCTCACACCGAAGCACGTCCTGGCCGCCATGGCCGACGAACGCCGCCTGGGCCGCTGGGCCCGGCGGATCCTCAACCCCGGGGAGATCCGCAAGGTGGCCCGCTCGCTCAAGCGGGACGGCCACAGCGTGCACGACATCGCCATGCTCGACGAGCTCCAGGCGATCCTCGGCACCCCCGCCCGCCCCCGCAAGAAGCGCGAGCTGGACCCGCTCGACCAGCTCACCGGGCTCGACGAGCTGATGCCCGTACGCGAGGAGTCGCAGCGCGAGCGGGCCGAGCGGCTGGCGCAGGAGCGTGTCGAGTACGCGCACGTCATCGTCGACGAGGCCCAGGACCTCACGCCCATGCAGTGGCGCATGGTCGGCCGCCGCGGCCGGCACGCCACCTGGACGGTCGTAGGCGACCCCGCCCAGTCCTCCTGGTCCGACCCCGACGAGGCCGCCCAGGCCCGCGACGAGGCACTAGGCACCCGCCCGCGCCGCCGCTTCCAGCTCACCGTGAACTACCGCAACCCGGCCGAGATCGCCGAGCTGGCGGCGAAGGTACTGGCACTGGCCATGCCCGGCTCCGAGTCACCGAAGGCGGTCCGCTCCACCGGCGTCGAGCCACGCTTCACCGCTGTCCGCGACTCCCTCGGCCGGACCGTCCGAGAGGAGGCCGCCCGGCTGCTCGACCGCGTCGACGGCACGGTCGGCGTCGTCGTCGCCATGAACCGGCGCGAGGAGGCCCGCCGCTGGCTCACCGGCCTCGGCGACCGGGTCGTGGCGCTCGGCAGCCTGGAGGCGAAGGGCCTGGAGTACGACGCGACAGTGGTCGTCTCGCCCGCGGAGATCGCCGACGAGAGCCCGGCGGGCCTGCGTGTGCTGTACGTCGCACTGACCCGGGCCACCCAGCAGCTGACGGTGGTGTCGGGGGAGCGGGACGAGCCGGACTCGACCGGGGTCCCGGACCTTCTCCGGGATTGA
- a CDS encoding anti-sigma factor, protein MSVYGGHQGFGSGGPGMSGPMQGSPGPNEHETVGAYALGILDDAEATAFEAHLAGCEWCAQQLDELAGMEPMLAALADLPGTGTPAIGESLSAKPSPRLAEKLVNEVAERRAMTRRRSFYMVAAAAALIVGGPVAAVATTAGDEGTGGGNETLSASPAKEAFDHMSDKISATDPTTKVSASVALEPKAWGTHAVLELKNVKGPLKCSLIAVGKNGERETITSWSVPNWGYGIENAKTEQARNPLYVHGGAAFTPNEIDHFEVMTFEGKRLVEVDA, encoded by the coding sequence ATGAGTGTGTACGGGGGACATCAGGGATTCGGCTCGGGTGGTCCGGGTATGTCTGGCCCTATGCAGGGATCTCCGGGCCCGAACGAGCACGAGACCGTCGGCGCCTACGCTCTCGGGATTCTCGACGACGCCGAGGCAACCGCTTTCGAGGCACATCTCGCCGGCTGCGAGTGGTGCGCCCAGCAGCTCGACGAACTCGCCGGGATGGAGCCGATGCTGGCCGCCCTCGCGGACCTGCCCGGCACCGGTACGCCCGCCATCGGCGAGTCGCTGTCCGCCAAGCCCTCCCCGCGGCTCGCGGAGAAGCTGGTCAACGAAGTCGCCGAGCGACGCGCCATGACCCGTCGCCGTTCCTTCTACATGGTGGCGGCCGCGGCGGCGCTGATCGTCGGCGGTCCGGTCGCGGCGGTGGCGACGACGGCCGGCGACGAGGGCACGGGCGGCGGCAACGAGACGCTTTCGGCCAGCCCCGCCAAGGAAGCCTTCGACCACATGTCCGACAAGATCTCGGCGACCGACCCGACCACCAAGGTCAGCGCCAGCGTCGCCCTGGAGCCGAAGGCCTGGGGCACCCACGCCGTCCTTGAGCTCAAGAACGTCAAAGGCCCTCTGAAGTGCTCTCTCATCGCCGTCGGCAAGAACGGCGAACGCGAGACGATCACCTCCTGGTCCGTCCCGAACTGGGGCTACGGCATCGAGAACGCCAAGACCGAGCAGGCCAGGAACCCGCTCTACGTCCACGGCGGCGCCGCCTTCACACCGAACGAGATCGACCACTTCGAGGTCATGACCTTCGAAGGGAAGCGGCTTGTCGAGGTAGACGCATAG
- a CDS encoding HU family DNA-binding protein, which translates to MNRSELVAALADRAEVTRKDADAVLAAFAETVGEIVAKGDEKVTIPGFLTFERTHRAARTARNPQTGDPIQIPAGYSVKVSAGSKLKEAAKGQ; encoded by the coding sequence ATGAACCGCAGTGAGCTGGTGGCCGCGCTGGCCGACCGCGCCGAGGTGACCCGCAAGGACGCCGACGCCGTTCTGGCCGCGTTCGCCGAGACCGTCGGCGAGATCGTCGCCAAGGGCGACGAGAAGGTCACCATCCCCGGCTTCCTGACCTTCGAGCGCACCCACCGTGCCGCTCGCACCGCGCGCAACCCGCAGACCGGCGACCCCATCCAGATCCCGGCCGGCTACAGCGTGAAGGTCTCCGCGGGCTCCAAGCTCAAGGAAGCGGCCAAGGGCCAGTGA
- a CDS encoding DUF3039 domain-containing protein, whose product MSTLEPETQPQRGTGTGTLVEPTPQVSHGDGDHERFAHYVQKDKIMASALDGTPVVALCGKVWVPGRDPKKYPVCPMCKEIYESMGAGGDDKGKGGKGDK is encoded by the coding sequence ATGAGCACTCTTGAGCCTGAGACCCAGCCGCAGCGCGGGACTGGTACGGGGACCCTCGTAGAGCCGACGCCGCAGGTGTCCCACGGCGACGGTGACCACGAGCGCTTCGCCCACTACGTCCAGAAGGACAAGATCATGGCGAGCGCCCTCGACGGCACCCCCGTCGTGGCGCTGTGCGGCAAGGTCTGGGTACCGGGCCGCGACCCGAAGAAGTACCCGGTGTGTCCCATGTGCAAGGAGATCTACGAGTCCATGGGCGCCGGCGGCGACGACAAGGGCAAGGGCGGCAAGGGCGACAAGTAG
- a CDS encoding NAD-dependent malic enzyme, translating into MATAPSVSYSMTVRLEVPASGTAVSQLTTAVESHGGSVTGLDVTASGHEKLRIDVTIAATSTTHADEIVEQLRGIEGVTLGKVSDRTFLMHLGGKIEMQSKHPIRNRDDLSMVYTPGVARVCMAIAENPEDARRLTIKRNTVAVVTDGSAVLGLGNIGPMAAMPVMEGKAALFKRFADIDAWPICLDTQDTDAIVEIVKAIAPGFAGINLEDISAPRCFEIEARLREALDIPVFHDDQHGTAIVVLAALTNALRVVDKGVENVRVVMSGAGAAGTAILKLLIAAGVKHAVVADIHGVVHAGREDLMAAAPDSPLRWIADNTNPEGITGTLKEAVRGADVFIGVSAPNVLDADDVAAMADGAIVFALANPDPEVDPAIARQTAAVVATGRSDFPNQINNVLVFPGVFRGLLDAQSRTVNTDMMLAAAKALADVVTEDELNPNYIVPSVFNDKVAGAVAGAVREAAKAAGATAS; encoded by the coding sequence ATGGCAACGGCGCCCAGCGTCTCCTACTCGATGACGGTCCGGCTGGAGGTGCCCGCGAGCGGTACCGCGGTCTCCCAGCTCACCACGGCCGTCGAGTCCCACGGAGGCTCGGTGACCGGCCTCGACGTGACGGCTTCCGGCCATGAGAAGCTCCGCATCGACGTCACCATCGCGGCGACCTCCACGACACACGCCGACGAGATCGTCGAGCAGCTGCGCGGCATCGAGGGCGTCACCCTCGGCAAGGTCTCCGACCGTACGTTCCTCATGCACCTCGGCGGCAAGATCGAGATGCAGTCCAAGCACCCCATCCGCAACCGTGACGACCTCTCCATGGTCTACACGCCGGGTGTGGCCCGCGTCTGCATGGCGATCGCCGAGAACCCCGAGGACGCCCGGCGCCTGACCATCAAGCGCAACACGGTTGCGGTCGTGACGGACGGCTCTGCGGTCCTCGGCCTCGGCAACATCGGCCCGATGGCCGCCATGCCGGTCATGGAAGGCAAGGCGGCCCTCTTCAAGCGCTTCGCCGACATCGACGCCTGGCCGATCTGCCTGGACACCCAGGACACCGACGCGATCGTCGAGATCGTCAAGGCGATCGCCCCCGGGTTCGCCGGCATCAACCTCGAGGACATCTCCGCACCCCGCTGCTTCGAGATCGAGGCACGGCTGCGCGAGGCCCTCGACATCCCCGTCTTCCACGACGACCAGCACGGCACCGCGATCGTCGTGCTGGCCGCGCTCACCAACGCACTTCGCGTGGTGGACAAGGGAGTTGAGAACGTACGGGTCGTCATGTCGGGCGCCGGCGCGGCCGGTACGGCGATCCTGAAGCTGCTCATCGCCGCGGGCGTGAAGCACGCCGTCGTCGCCGACATCCACGGTGTCGTGCACGCCGGACGCGAGGACCTGATGGCCGCCGCCCCCGACTCGCCGCTGCGCTGGATCGCCGACAACACCAACCCCGAGGGCATCACCGGCACCCTCAAGGAGGCCGTGCGCGGCGCCGACGTCTTCATCGGCGTCTCCGCCCCGAACGTCCTCGACGCCGACGACGTGGCCGCCATGGCCGACGGTGCCATCGTGTTCGCGCTCGCGAACCCCGACCCCGAGGTCGACCCGGCAATCGCCCGTCAGACGGCGGCTGTTGTGGCCACCGGCCGCTCCGACTTCCCGAACCAGATCAACAACGTGCTGGTCTTCCCGGGCGTCTTCCGCGGCCTCCTCGACGCCCAGTCCCGCACGGTCAACACCGACATGATGCTCGCGGCGGCGAAGGCCCTGGCGGACGTGGTGACCGAGGACGAGCTCAACCCGAACTACATCGTGCCCAGCGTCTTCAACGACAAGGTCGCGGGTGCGGTGGCGGGCGCGGTGCGGGAGGCCGCCAAGGCGGCGGGCGCGACGGCGTCGTAG
- a CDS encoding CGNR zinc finger domain-containing protein, which yields MALGTVSGASSSAYDLRFDAGRICLDLLATTHPGEKLDSVEVLHAWITGSGLVPPGTPLTHADASWLVGFRELRGHIGRLVHGRLSPTTPPYDRSLARVNELARTAPPAPRALRREDGTLVRELDPPEYPALLGAIARDTVELLTDPVARASLRQCEGDNCPIVYVDSSRGRRRRWCSSEVCGNRERVARHRRRAALARA from the coding sequence ATGGCATTGGGTACGGTCTCGGGCGCGTCCTCGTCCGCGTACGACCTGCGCTTCGACGCCGGGCGGATCTGCCTGGATCTCCTCGCGACCACGCACCCCGGCGAAAAGCTCGACTCCGTCGAGGTGCTGCACGCCTGGATCACCGGCTCGGGGCTCGTCCCGCCGGGCACCCCGCTCACCCACGCCGACGCCTCCTGGCTGGTGGGCTTCCGTGAACTGCGCGGCCACATCGGCCGGTTGGTGCACGGCAGGCTGTCGCCCACGACACCGCCGTACGACCGCTCGCTCGCCCGCGTCAACGAACTCGCCCGCACCGCACCCCCGGCCCCACGCGCCCTGCGTCGCGAAGACGGCACGCTGGTGCGGGAGTTGGACCCGCCGGAGTACCCCGCGCTGCTCGGCGCGATCGCCCGGGACACCGTCGAACTGCTCACCGACCCCGTCGCGCGAGCAAGTCTCAGACAGTGCGAAGGGGACAACTGCCCCATTGTGTACGTCGACTCCTCCCGGGGTCGCAGGAGGCGCTGGTGCTCCAGCGAGGTCTGCGGAAACCGCGAACGGGTGGCCCGGCACCGCCGCCGCGCGGCACTCGCCCGCGCCTAG
- a CDS encoding YqgE/AlgH family protein, producing the protein MTEVSSLTGRLLVATPALADPNFDRAVVLLLDHDEEGSLGVVLNRPTPVDVGDILEGWADLAGEPGVVFQGGPVSLDSALGVAVIPGEPAGGYVPLGWRRVHGAIGLVDLEAPPELLASALGSLRIFAGYAGWGPGQLEDELVEGAWYVVESEPGDVSSPSPERLWREVLRRQRNELAMVATYPDDPSLN; encoded by the coding sequence ATGACCGAGGTGTCCTCGCTCACAGGGCGGTTGCTCGTGGCAACACCCGCCCTGGCGGACCCGAACTTCGACCGCGCGGTGGTGCTCCTTCTCGACCACGACGAGGAGGGCTCGCTCGGTGTCGTCCTCAACCGCCCCACCCCGGTGGACGTGGGCGACATCCTGGAGGGCTGGGCGGATCTCGCCGGGGAGCCCGGTGTCGTCTTCCAGGGCGGCCCGGTGTCCCTGGACTCGGCCCTCGGCGTGGCCGTCATCCCGGGCGAGCCCGCGGGCGGGTACGTGCCGCTGGGCTGGCGCCGGGTGCACGGCGCGATCGGGCTCGTGGACCTGGAGGCCCCGCCGGAACTGCTCGCCTCGGCCCTCGGCTCCCTGCGCATCTTCGCCGGTTACGCCGGCTGGGGCCCCGGCCAGCTGGAGGACGAGCTGGTGGAGGGCGCCTGGTACGTCGTGGAGTCGGAGCCCGGCGACGTGTCCTCCCCGTCCCCGGAAAGACTCTGGCGCGAGGTCCTGCGCCGCCAGCGCAACGAGCTCGCGATGGTCGCCACCTATCCGGACGACCCTTCGCTCAACTGA
- the murA gene encoding UDP-N-acetylglucosamine 1-carboxyvinyltransferase: protein MTVNDDVLLVHGGTPLEGEIRVRGAKNLVPKAMVAALLGSAPSRLRNVPDIRDVRVVRGLLQLHGVTVRPGEEPGELVLDPSHVESANVADIDAHAGSSRIPILFCGPLLHRLGHAFIPGLGGCDIGGRPIDFHFEVLRQFGAKIEKRADGQYLEAPQRLRGTKIQLPYPSVGATEQVLLTAVLAEGVTELSNAAVEPEIEDLICVLQKMGAIIAMDTDRTIRITGVDKLGGYTHRALPDRLEAASWASAALATEGNIYVRGALQRSMMTFLNTYRKVGGAFEIDDEGIRFWHPGGQLKSIALETDVHPGFQTDWQQPLVVALTQATGLSIIHETVYESRLGFTSALNQMGAHIQLYRECLGGSNCRFGQRNFLHSAVVSGPTKLQGADLVIPDLRGGFSYLIAALAAQGTSRVHGIDLINRGYENFMEKLIELGAKVELPGKALG from the coding sequence ATGACCGTCAACGACGATGTCCTGCTTGTCCACGGCGGAACTCCGCTGGAGGGCGAGATTCGTGTCCGCGGTGCGAAGAACCTCGTACCGAAGGCCATGGTCGCCGCCCTGCTGGGCAGCGCGCCGAGTCGACTGCGCAACGTTCCGGACATCCGTGACGTGCGTGTCGTACGCGGCCTGCTGCAACTGCACGGGGTGACGGTCCGTCCGGGTGAGGAGCCGGGCGAACTGGTCCTGGACCCGTCGCACGTGGAGAGCGCGAATGTCGCCGACATCGATGCCCACGCGGGTTCTTCGCGCATCCCCATCCTGTTCTGCGGTCCGCTGCTGCACCGCCTCGGGCATGCGTTCATCCCCGGCCTCGGCGGCTGCGACATCGGCGGCCGGCCCATCGACTTCCACTTCGAGGTGCTGCGGCAGTTCGGCGCGAAGATCGAGAAGCGGGCGGACGGGCAGTACCTGGAGGCTCCGCAGCGGCTGCGCGGTACCAAGATCCAGCTGCCGTACCCGTCTGTCGGCGCGACCGAGCAGGTGCTGCTGACGGCGGTGCTCGCGGAGGGCGTGACGGAACTCTCCAACGCCGCCGTGGAACCGGAGATCGAGGACCTGATCTGCGTCCTGCAGAAAATGGGCGCGATCATCGCGATGGACACCGACCGCACCATCCGCATCACCGGTGTGGACAAGCTCGGCGGCTACACCCACCGCGCCCTCCCGGACCGCCTGGAGGCCGCCTCCTGGGCGTCCGCGGCGCTGGCGACCGAGGGCAACATCTACGTCCGTGGCGCCCTGCAGCGCTCGATGATGACGTTCCTCAACACCTACCGGAAGGTGGGCGGGGCCTTCGAGATCGACGACGAGGGCATCCGCTTCTGGCATCCCGGCGGCCAGTTGAAGTCCATCGCGCTCGAAACGGACGTCCACCCCGGCTTCCAGACGGACTGGCAGCAGCCGCTCGTCGTGGCGCTGACGCAGGCGACGGGCCTCTCGATCATCCACGAGACGGTCTACGAGTCCCGCCTGGGCTTCACCTCCGCGCTCAACCAGATGGGCGCCCACATCCAGCTCTACCGCGAGTGCCTCGGCGGCTCGAACTGCCGCTTCGGCCAGCGCAACTTCCTCCACTCTGCGGTCGTCAGCGGCCCCACCAAGCTCCAGGGCGCCGACCTGGTCATCCCCGACCTCCGCGGCGGCTTCTCGTACCTCATCGCGGCGCTGGCGGCCCAGGGCACGTCCCGCGTCCACGGCATCGACCTCATCAACCGCGGCTACGAGAACTTCATGGAGAAGCTGATCGAGCTCGGCGCGAAGGTGGAACTGCCGGGCAAGGCGCTCGGATAA
- a CDS encoding sigma-70 family RNA polymerase sigma factor has translation MSQPSEPDEELMRALYREHAGPLLAYVLRLVAGDRQRAEDVVQETLIRAWKNAGQLNRATGSVRPWLVTVARRIVIDGHRSRQARPQEVDPSPLEVIPAEDEIDKALWLMTLSDALDDLTPAHREVLVETYFKGRTVNEAAETLGIPSGTVRSRVFYALRSMKLALEERGVTA, from the coding sequence ATGTCCCAGCCCTCGGAACCAGATGAGGAGCTGATGCGTGCGCTGTACCGAGAGCACGCCGGACCTCTGCTCGCTTATGTCCTTCGGCTGGTCGCCGGAGACCGGCAGCGCGCCGAGGACGTCGTGCAGGAGACACTCATCCGTGCCTGGAAGAACGCCGGTCAGCTCAATCGAGCGACCGGATCTGTACGCCCCTGGCTGGTGACGGTCGCACGCCGCATCGTCATCGACGGCCACCGCAGCCGGCAGGCCCGGCCGCAGGAGGTCGATCCGTCGCCGCTGGAGGTCATCCCCGCGGAGGACGAGATCGACAAGGCGCTGTGGTTGATGACGCTGTCGGACGCGCTCGACGACCTGACCCCCGCCCATCGGGAGGTGCTCGTAGAGACTTACTTCAAGGGGCGTACGGTCAATGAGGCGGCCGAGACGCTCGGCATACCGAGTGGCACAGTGCGCTCACGGGTGTTCTATGCCCTGCGATCGATGAAGCTGGCACTGGAGGAGCGGGGGGTGACGGCGTGA